A region of Lycium barbarum isolate Lr01 chromosome 1, ASM1917538v2, whole genome shotgun sequence DNA encodes the following proteins:
- the LOC132615915 gene encoding uncharacterized protein LOC132615915 → MLITLKGVTKGRIIKEAVKIILRINGDLNRDKGQSTEQGSSKLENMLEKVLANQDKADRILKGLIETVGSHTASIQKLKSQMRDIFREQHPPQKGGLLSDTISNLKNGGGGVDTVYAISTQSGKILQSAEKKVINLKPVAEEEEAQSDVPTIVDEVQTEVPIVKQIHDVPVSSKKQEGSTDISKSTVKGALRPLTQLFKATPPFPQRLAKKTEDDKCQSSIISTTNVQKKEDPGAFTVPCYVGQHDFARALCDNGASINLMPLAIYKQLGLGMPRPTTMRLQMVDRSIKRPVAVVDDVLVRVGELFCLLIL, encoded by the exons atgttaataactctcaagggggttaccaaaggCAGAATTATCAAGGAGGCTGTCAAAATCATactcagaatcaatggagaccttaATAGGGACAAG GGTCAGTCGACTGAACAAGGGAGTTCTAAGTTGGAGAACATGCTTGAAAAGGTGCTAGCCAACCAAGACAAAGCAGATAGAATATTGAAGGGGCTAATAGAAACAGTGGGATCTCACAcggcttccattcagaagctcaAGTCGCAGATGCGAGATATTTTCAGAGAACAACACCCTCCACAGAAGGGAGGACTTCTTAGTGATACTATTTCGAATCTGAAGAATGGGGGAGGTGGTGTAGACACTGTATATGCCATCAGTACTcagagtggtaaaatacttcaaagTGCTGAAAAGAAGGTGATAAATCTCAAGCCAGTTGCTGAAGAAGAAGAGGCACAATCTGATGTGCCAACAATTGTTGATGAGGTCCAGACAGAAGTTCCTATTGTTAAGCAAATCCATGATGTTCCAGTAAGTTCTAAAAAGCAGGAGGGCAGCACTGACATTAGTAAGTCAACGGTTAAAGGGGCTCTTCGTCCTTTGACTCAATTATTTAAAGCCacacctccctttcctcagaggttggcaaagaaAACGGAAGATGATAAATGTCAGag TTCTATTATATCCACTACCAATGTTCAGAAGAAGGAGGATCCAGGGGCCTTTACTGTTCCATGTTATGTTGGTCAGCATGATTTTGCTCGCGCTTTATGTGATAatggggctagcataaatcttatgcctcTTGCTATCTATAAGCAATTGGGTTTGGGAATGCCTAGACCTACCACTATGCGATTGCAGATGGTTGATAGATCTATTAAAAGGCCAGTTGCAGTTGTGGATGATGTGCTTGTTAGGGTTGGTGAATTATTTTGCCTGCTGATTTTGTAA